DNA from Longimicrobium sp.:
CTGGTTCATCGACCGGATGTACCCGGGGATGACGGCGTACAACCTGGTGACCCCCCTGCGGCTCCCGGGCGCGCTCGACGCGGCGGTGCTGGAGCGCGCCCTGGGCGAGGTGGTACGCCGGCACGACGTGCTCCGCACCACCTTTCGCGAGGTGAACGGCGTTCCGGCCCAGGTGGTCGCTCCCTTCACCGGCTTCGCGCTCGCGGTGGAGGACCTTTCCGGCCTTCCGCCCGGGGAACGCGGGGCGCAGGCGCAGGCGCGTCTCGCGCGCGAGCGGGCGCGCCCCTTCGACCTTTCGGCCGGCCCGGTGTTCCGCGCCTCGCTCCTGCGGCTGGATGCCCAGGACCACGTGCTGCTGGTGGGGATGCACCACATCATCAGCGACGGGTGGAGCCTGGGGGTGTTCCTGCGCGAGCTGGCCGCGCTGTACGACGCGTACCGGCAGGGGTGGGACTCCCCCCTCCCGCCGCTCCCCGTGCAGTACGCCGACTACGCCGCCTGGCAGCGCGCGCAGCCGCCGGCGGCGGCGGAGCGGCAGCTGGCGTACTGGCGGCGTCAGCTGGGGGGCGCACCGGAGCTGCTGGAGCTGCCGACGGACCGGCCGCGGACGCCGGTCCCCTCCTTTCGTGGCGCCCAGGTGCCGGTGGAGGTGCCGCTCGTGGTGGTGGATCGCCTGCGCGCGCTGGCGAACGTCCAGGGCGCCACGCTGCACATGGTGCTCCTGGGTGCCTTCCAGGTGCTGCTGGCCCGGCACGCCGGGGCGCAGGACGTTTCGGTGGGGATCGCCGTGTCGGGGCGGTCGCGCCGCGAGGTCGAGGGGCTGATCGGGATCTTCGTGAACACCCTGGTGCTGCGCACCGACCTTTCCGGCGACCCCACCTTTCGCGTGGTGGTGGATCGTGTGCGCGAGATGGCGCTCGATGCGTACCAGAACCAGGAGGTGCCGTTCGAGCGGGTGGTGGCGGAGCTGAGCCCCCAACGCAGCCTCAGCCACTCCGCGCTCTTCCAGGTGCTGTTCCTGCTCGAGGAGGCCGCGCCCGCTCCCGCCGGCGCGGACGGGCCCTCGCCGGAGCCCGCGCCGGCCTCGGCCCCCCCCGGCGAGGGCGGGCCCGGGCCGGCGCCGTTCACGAGCGGACAGGCAGAGACCACGCAGGTCGACCTCACCCTCGTTCTCCGGAGCGACGCGCGCGGCCTTTCCGGCTCGCTGGAGTACGCCACGGACCTCTTCGACGAGGGGACTGCCCGTCGGATGGCCAGCCACCTGGAGCGGGTGCTGGCGCTCCTGTCCACCGACCCGGACACGCGCCTTTCCGCGGTGGATCTGCTGGACGGGGCGGAGCGGCGCAGGGTCCTGGAAACGTGGAGCGGCGCGGAGGCGGCCCCCCCCGGCGAGGGGCTTCTGCACGCGCTGATCGCGGCGCAAGCCGAGCGGACGCCCGACGCCGAAGCGGTGGTGTTCGAGGACACGTCGCTCACCTACCGCGCGCTGGAGGCGCGCGCCACCCGGCTGGCGTGCCATCTCGCCCGCCTGGGCGCGGGCCCCGAGGTGCGGGTGGGGGTCTGCCTGGAGCGGGGGGCGGAGATGATGGTCGCCGTCCTTGCCGTGCTCAAGACGGGGGCGGCGTACCTTCCCCTGGACCCCGGCTACCCCGCCGGCCGGCTGGCGTACATGCTCAAGGACGCGGGCGCCCCGCTCGTGGTGACGCAGCCGTCGCTCCGCGAGCTCCTGGCCGGGGAGGATGTGCGGATCGTCGTGGTGGACGGAGACGCGGACGCGATCGAGGGGGATGCCGCGGAGGCGCCCCGGAGCGCCGTCGTCCCCGCGAACACGGCGTACGTGATCTACACCTCCGGCTCCACCGGGCGCCCCAAGGGCGTGGTGGTGACGCACGCCAACGTGGTGGCCCTGGTGGCCGCGATGGACGGCCACGTGGGCGGCACGGCGCCGGGGACGTGGCTGGCGGTTTCGCGAATCGGCTTCGACGCCTCCATCACGGAGCTGTTCTGGACGCTGGCGCGCGGCTTCCGGGTGGTGCTGCACCCGGACTTCGAGCGGGCGCGGGCAGAGCCGGGGGCGCTCGCGCGGCGAATCCGCCGGCACGCCGTTACCCACCTGCAGTGCACGCCGTCGCTGCTGCGGATGCTGCTGGCGGAGTCGGGGGTGGAGGGGCTGGCCGGCGTGGAGCGCCTGCTCCTGGGGGCCGAGCCGCTTCCGCCGGACCTCGTCGGCGAGCTCGGCACCGTCGTCTCCGCCGGCATCGTGAACCTCTACGGCCCCACGGAAACGACGGTCTGGGCCACCGCGTACGAAGTGGAGGGTGTGGCGGGGCGCATTCCCATCGGCTCCCCGCTCGCCGGCACCCGCGTGTACGTGCTGGACGGCGCCCTCGGCCCGCAGCCGGTGGGGGTTCCGGGGGAGCTGTGCATCGCGGGGACGGGGGTGGCGCGCGGCTACCTGGACCAGCCGGGGATGACGGCGGAGCGCTTCGTTCCCGATCCCTTCGCCTCCGCCCCGGGAGCGCGGATGTACCGCACGGGCGACCGAGGGCGCTGGGTGGAAGGTACGCGCACCGCGGTCCTGGACTTCCTGGGACGCATGGACGCGCAGGTGAAGATCCGTGGCTTCCGGATCGAGCCGGGGGAGGTCGAGGCGGTGCTGCGCCGGCACGAGAGCGTGGCCGACTGCGTGGTGATGGCGCGCGCGGAGACGGCCGAGACGCGGCTGGTGGCGTACGTCGTGGGTAAAGCGGAGGTGGAGGCGCTGCGCGAGCACCTCCGGCGGAGCCTGCCGGAGTACATGGTCCCGTCCGCATTCGTCTTCCTGGACGCGCTGCCGCTGAACCCGAACGGAAAGCTGGACCGCAAGGCGCTGCCGGCGCCGGAGCTCGCGTCGTCGGAGGAGACGTACGTGGCGCCGCGGACGCCGACCGAAGAGGTGCTGGCGGGGATCTGGGCAGAGGTGCTGCGGCTGGAGCGGGTGGGCGCCGAGGAGAAATTCTTCGACCTGGGCGGGCACTCGCTCCTTGCCACCCGCGTCGCCGCGCGCGTCCACCAGGTCTTCGGCGTGGAGCTCCCGCTCCGCGCCCTCTTCGAGCAGCCGGTCCTTTCCGGGCTGGCGGCCGAGATCGACCGTCTCCGCGACACCGGCGCGGCGGCCGGCGCCGACGCCATCGCCCCCGCCGGGCGCGAGGGCGACCTGCCGGTGACGTTCGCGCAGGAGCGGCTCTGGTTCGTGGACGCGCTGGACCCGGGAAGCCCGGTGTACGCCATCCCGTTCTCGTACTACATCACCGGTGGTCTCGACGACGATGCCCTCCGCCGCGCGCTGGCCGAGCTGGTGCGCCGCCACGAGCCGCTGCGCACGACGCTCCCGGCCGTGGACGGCGTTCCCGTGCAGCGAATCGCCCCGCCCCCGGCCAGCTTCGACCTGCCGGTCACCGACCTGCGGCACCTGCCCGAGGGCGAGCGGCGGGCCGAGGCCGGCCGCCTGGTGGCCGAAGCCTCGCGGCACCGCTTCGACCTGGCGCGCGGGCCGCTCTTCCGCGGGTCGCTCGTCCACGTGGCCGATGACGAGCACCTCCTGCTCCTCAACCTGCACCACGCCGTCGGCGACGGGTGGTCGCTGGGGGTGCTGCGGGAGGAGATCTCCGCGCTCTACGGCGCCTTTTCGCGCGGCGAAGCGTCGCCGCTGCCGGAGCCCGCGCTGCAGTACGCGGACTACGCGGTGTGGCAGCGCGAGCGCCTGTCCGGCGCCGCGCTGGAGCGGCAGATGGAGTTCTGGCGGCAGGCGCTGGAGGGCGCCCCGGCGCTGCTGGAGCTGCCGACCGACCGTCCCCGGCCGCCGGTGGAATCGCACCGCGGCGCGGTGGAGCGCCTGGTCGTCGCGCCCGCCCTGGCGGGGGAGGTGCAGGCGCTCGCCCGCCGCGAGGGGGCCACGCTGTTCATGGTTCTCCTCGCCGCGCTGGACGTGGTCCTGGGACGCCTCGCCGGGCAGGAGGACGTCGTCGTCGGGACGCCCATCGCCGGGCGGACGCGGGCAGAAACCGAGCGGATGGTGGGCCTGTTCCTGAACTCGCTGGCGCTCAGGGCCGACCTTTCGGGCGACCCGAGCTTCCGCGAGCTGCTGGGGCGGGTGCGCGAAAGCACGCTGGACGCGTACGCGCACCAGGATCTCCCCTTCGAGCGGGTGCTGGAGGAGGTGCGTCCCGAGCGCAGCATGGCGCACGCCCCCGTGTTCCAGGTGATGCTCAACCTGATGAACTTCCAGGACGGCGCCGTCCGCGGCGAGGGGCTGGAGGTGGCGGGGGCCGGCTCGATCGGCGACGCGGCCAGCAAGTTCGACCTCACGCTGTACGTGCTGGAGCGGAACGGGGCGATCGTCGTCAACCTGGTGTACGCCGCGGACCTGTTCGACGCGCCGCGGATGCGCGAGTTCCTGGCGCAGCTCGAGGGCGTGCTCCGCCAGGCCGCGGCCGCGCCGGAAACCCGCGTCGGGGCGCTGTCGCTGGCGACGGAAGCGGCGCGTGGCGTCCTTCCCGATCCGGCCGCGCCGCTGGACGACACGTGGCGGGGCGCGGTTCACGAAGTGTTCGCCGCGCGGGCGATGGAGACGCCGGAGGCGCTGGCGGTGGAGGACCCGCGCGAGCGGTGGACGTACGCCGAGCTGGACGCGGCCACGGACCGCATCGCCCGCGCGCTGGCGGATGCCGGGGTAGGCGTGGACGATGTCGTCGCCGTTACCGGCCACCGGAGCGCCGCGCTGGTCCGCGCGCTGCTGGGGACGATGAAGAGCGGCGCGGCCTTCCTGGTCCTCGATCCGGCCTACCCGGCCGCACGCCTGGCCGAGTACGTCCGCATCGCGCGCCCCGCCGCGCATCTCCACCTTTCCGCGGCGGGCGATCTGCCCGGCGAGGTGGCGGCGGTGCTGGCCGAAACCCTCCGGACGACCCTCGTCCTCCACCCGCGTGGCGACGCGGCGGCGGAAGAGGTGGACGGCATCCCGTCGTCCGCATCCCCCGTGTCGGTGGAGGTGGGGCCCGATACGCTGGCGTACCTGTCGTTCACGTCGGGGACCACGGGCACGCCCAAGGCGGTGATGGGGCGGCACTCGTCGCTCACGCACTTCACGCCGTGGCTGGCGGCGGAGTTCGGTCTCTCCGCGTCCGACCGCTTCAGCCTCCTTTCCGGGCTGGCGCACGACCCGCTGCACCGCGACATCTTCACCCCGCTCCAGCTCGGCGCCGCGGTCGTCGCGCCGG
Protein-coding regions in this window:
- a CDS encoding amino acid adenylation domain-containing protein; translated protein: MTQLSELSPAKRALREARLRGRYQEAPIVPRAQTGDAPLSHAQERLWFIDRMYPGMTAYNLVTPLRLPGALDAAVLERALGEVVRRHDVLRTTFREVNGVPAQVVAPFTGFALAVEDLSGLPPGERGAQAQARLARERARPFDLSAGPVFRASLLRLDAQDHVLLVGMHHIISDGWSLGVFLRELAALYDAYRQGWDSPLPPLPVQYADYAAWQRAQPPAAAERQLAYWRRQLGGAPELLELPTDRPRTPVPSFRGAQVPVEVPLVVVDRLRALANVQGATLHMVLLGAFQVLLARHAGAQDVSVGIAVSGRSRREVEGLIGIFVNTLVLRTDLSGDPTFRVVVDRVREMALDAYQNQEVPFERVVAELSPQRSLSHSALFQVLFLLEEAAPAPAGADGPSPEPAPASAPPGEGGPGPAPFTSGQAETTQVDLTLVLRSDARGLSGSLEYATDLFDEGTARRMASHLERVLALLSTDPDTRLSAVDLLDGAERRRVLETWSGAEAAPPGEGLLHALIAAQAERTPDAEAVVFEDTSLTYRALEARATRLACHLARLGAGPEVRVGVCLERGAEMMVAVLAVLKTGAAYLPLDPGYPAGRLAYMLKDAGAPLVVTQPSLRELLAGEDVRIVVVDGDADAIEGDAAEAPRSAVVPANTAYVIYTSGSTGRPKGVVVTHANVVALVAAMDGHVGGTAPGTWLAVSRIGFDASITELFWTLARGFRVVLHPDFERARAEPGALARRIRRHAVTHLQCTPSLLRMLLAESGVEGLAGVERLLLGAEPLPPDLVGELGTVVSAGIVNLYGPTETTVWATAYEVEGVAGRIPIGSPLAGTRVYVLDGALGPQPVGVPGELCIAGTGVARGYLDQPGMTAERFVPDPFASAPGARMYRTGDRGRWVEGTRTAVLDFLGRMDAQVKIRGFRIEPGEVEAVLRRHESVADCVVMARAETAETRLVAYVVGKAEVEALREHLRRSLPEYMVPSAFVFLDALPLNPNGKLDRKALPAPELASSEETYVAPRTPTEEVLAGIWAEVLRLERVGAEEKFFDLGGHSLLATRVAARVHQVFGVELPLRALFEQPVLSGLAAEIDRLRDTGAAAGADAIAPAGREGDLPVTFAQERLWFVDALDPGSPVYAIPFSYYITGGLDDDALRRALAELVRRHEPLRTTLPAVDGVPVQRIAPPPASFDLPVTDLRHLPEGERRAEAGRLVAEASRHRFDLARGPLFRGSLVHVADDEHLLLLNLHHAVGDGWSLGVLREEISALYGAFSRGEASPLPEPALQYADYAVWQRERLSGAALERQMEFWRQALEGAPALLELPTDRPRPPVESHRGAVERLVVAPALAGEVQALARREGATLFMVLLAALDVVLGRLAGQEDVVVGTPIAGRTRAETERMVGLFLNSLALRADLSGDPSFRELLGRVRESTLDAYAHQDLPFERVLEEVRPERSMAHAPVFQVMLNLMNFQDGAVRGEGLEVAGAGSIGDAASKFDLTLYVLERNGAIVVNLVYAADLFDAPRMREFLAQLEGVLRQAAAAPETRVGALSLATEAARGVLPDPAAPLDDTWRGAVHEVFAARAMETPEALAVEDPRERWTYAELDAATDRIARALADAGVGVDDVVAVTGHRSAALVRALLGTMKSGAAFLVLDPAYPAARLAEYVRIARPAAHLHLSAAGDLPGEVAAVLAETLRTTLVLHPRGDAAAEEVDGIPSSASPVSVEVGPDTLAYLSFTSGTTGTPKAVMGRHSSLTHFTPWLAAEFGLSASDRFSLLSGLAHDPLHRDIFTPLQLGAAVVAPEPDGIGTPGYLARWMREAGVTVAHLTPAMGQLLADASAGERIDSLRRAFFVGDVLRRADVQRLAALAPNLRVVNYYGSTETQRAVSFHVVDTQAEQKEIIPLGRGIPGVQLLVRNATGEIAGIGEVGEIWMRSPHLAAGYLGDEALSAERFVANPWTGDPRDRLYRTGDLGRYRPDGEVEPLGRADQQVQVRGFRVELGEVESALVSHPALREAVLMVREMEGDRRLVAYWVPSDEGADGPDAAVLRAHLKALLPEYMVPSAYVRLDRLPLTANGKVDRRALPDPEAPSTAQLVEPRTATERVVAEIWMEVLGVEKVGVEDDFFVHGGHSLKATQVLARISQRLDVELPLRVLFESPTVAGLAAAVEAAVADALTELEGLSDEEVAALLAGIGDEA